The Neofelis nebulosa isolate mNeoNeb1 chromosome 16, mNeoNeb1.pri, whole genome shotgun sequence genome includes a window with the following:
- the GJC1 gene encoding gap junction gamma-1 protein: protein MSWSFLTRLLEEIHNHSTFVGKIWLTVLIVFRIVLTAVGGESIYYDEQSKFVCNTEQPGCENVCYDAFAPLSHVRFWVFQIILVATPSVMYLGYAIHKIAKMEHGEADKKTARSKPYAMRWKQHRALEETEEDHEEDPMMYPEMELESEKENKEQNQPKPKHDGRRRIREDGLMKIYVLQLLARTVFEVGFLIGQYFLYGFQVHPFYVCSRLPCPHKIDCFISRPTEKTIFLLIMYGVTGLCLLLNIWEMLHLGFGTIRDSLNSKRRELEDPGAYNYPFTWNTPSAPPGYNIAVKPDQIQYTELSNAKIAYKQNKANIAQEQQYGSHEENLPADLETLQREIKMAQERLDLAIQAYSHQNNPHGPREKKAKVGSKAGSNKSSASSKSGDGKTSVWI from the coding sequence ATGAGTTGGAGCTTCCTGACTCGCCTGCTAGAGGAGATCCACAACCATTCCACATTCGTGGGGAAGATCTGGCTCACTGTGTTGATTGTCTTCCGGATTGTCCTTACAGCTGTAGGAGGAGAATCCATCTATTATGATGAGCAAAGCAAATTTGTGTGCAACACGGAGCAGCCAGGCTGTGAGAATGTCTGCTATGACGCCTTTGCACCCCTCTCCCATGTGCGCTTCTGGGTATTCCAGATCATTTTGGTGGCAACCCCCTCGGTGATGTACCTGGGCTACGCCATTCATAAGATTGCCAAGATGGAGCATGGCGAAGCAGACAAGAAAACAGCTCGGAGCAAACCCTATGCAATGCGTTGGAAACAGCACCGGgctctggaagaaacagaagaggacCATGAGGAGGATCCCATGATgtatccagaaatggaattggaaagtgaaaaagaaaataaagagcagaacCAACCTAAACCCAAGCACGATGGCCGCCGGCGGATTCGGGAGGACGGGCTTATGAAAATCTACGTGCTGCAGTTGCTGGCAAGGACCGTGTTTGAGGTGGGTTTTCTGATAGGGCAGTATTTTCTGTATGGCTTCCAAGTCCACCCATTTTATGTGTGCAGCAGACTTCCTTGCCCTCATAAGATAGACTGCTTTATTTCGAGACCCACTGAAAAGACCATCTTCCTTCTGATAATGTATGGTGTTACAGGCCTTTGCCTATTGCTTAACATTTGGGAGATGCTTCATTTAGGGTTTGGGACAATTCGAGACTCACTAAACAGTAAAAGGAGGGAACTGGAAGATCCGGGTGCTTATAATTATCCCTTCACTTGGAATACACCATCTGCTCCCCCTGGCTATAACATTGCCGTCAAACCAGATCAAATCCAGTACACCGAACTGTCCAACGCTAAGATTGCCTACAAGCAAAACAAGGCCAACATCGCCCAGGAACAACAGTACGGCAGCCATGAGGAGAACCTCCCAGCTGACCTGGAGACTCTGCAGCGGGAGATCAAAATGGCTCAGGAGCGCTTGGATCTAGCAATCCAGGCCTACAGTCACCAAAACAACCCTCATGGTCCCcgggaaaaaaaagccaaagtggGGTCCAAAGCTGGGTCCAACAAGAGCAGTGCTAGTAGCAAATCAGGGGATGGAAAGACCTCCGTCTGGATTTAA